A region of the Parambassis ranga chromosome 24, fParRan2.1, whole genome shotgun sequence genome:
TTTTTTAGGAGTCTTGAGAATCGTTGTGAGGCAAAAAAAGACGTGGTTTGGAATAACGCAAATAATTGGGAAGACTGTTGGTGCGACTGTTGACTGCTAACAGCCAACTTAAGGTAAAACATACTTACAGCACTCATGGTACGAATTTTAGAAGTAGTAGTAGAGAGAATCATTATGTGAAGTTAGCTTGCACGCCATTATATGTATTATTATGTGTGATAATAATAAGCTGATAACGGTAACCACTCTTATTGTAGAGCCAGAAGAAGAAACCTTGAAGACGTCCAGATACACCGGATCAATAACAGGTTATTACcagttctgtttttgttgttgttggatttgCACAAACTTGTTGATGGCTttaatatcagaatcagaatcgtgtgtattgccatgtaagtgaagaggattcacattactaggaatttgccttagtgatcgGTGCACACATAAAACgtataataactagaaaagggcatttccttaagaaaatgcaagtttgattgctgcagctgaaagcattgctttgaatgctgatgtgaagaattgctctgaattgctggagaatcagagcgatTCAGAGCTtcgtatgcctctgtgtgtcagaaatgttttgaaaaaaaacttgaagttgacccggaatgtcctgtGAGATAAACATTGcctagtttgattgcctagcaatggcaatcaaactaggCAATGTTTATCTCACAGAGGAGAAAATGAGGTCAAATAAAAAAGGTAAATAATGTAATCTAAAGGTAAGGCTATAAATCgacatgacattacagacatacaatgaacagaacagaccATGAGTGGTGGCTGTAGTGGCAAactagaccctgatatgaacaGAGTGTAACAGGTTCCACATGGAtcagtgaggtggtactagtgtgcaaagtagtgcaagatggaagtaaacagtgcattgtgcagtgactatactaaagtgtcaTTGTGAAATATCCACATAGATGCATCTTCTCATAATTTAAATGCAATGTATCTTATCCAATAGCACCCATGATCACCTTGTCATCGTTTGTAGGATTATTGATATCGGATATCCCACCTTTCCTTGTACCAAGTTGTTTTGTGGCGTTCATCATGTAATGTAACCTCCAGGTCACATAGAGGTAAATCCAGACCCTCCATGTCTCAATCAGATTTGCAGCAATTATGATAACCCCACTATATATAGATGGATAAAATAATGAATTTTCTGATTCTATGGAAAAAGTTATCCCTATGCGGCAAACACCAGATGCCTACATGCAACAGATGCCATGcaggttttttgtgtttcttagGCCTTAACCTAAGCCACTACTATAATGACAAAATATCATTTTTCTGTGAATTAATTCACAAATTTGTGATTTAGAGTTCAAGTTGGATACATGTTGGATAAACACCCATGTAGTACGCAAAGACTGAAGGCCAGACATGTCGGAGCAAGATTTGGCTAAGCTTTACAAGGTTTGTAACAAGCTTAAACACAACATCCTTACATATATGTTGTGGACGATGGTAAAATGCTTAATccttaagtgttttattttttgctgaaTACAGGGATTGAATATTGACTGGCTCGTTGAAGATGGACAAAATGGAATGCAATCCGAACAGAAGAGGGATTTTTGCCAACACCGTGTGGCAATGGCGCATCATGCATGTAAGGAAGTATTCAAGAAACCCAGAACCATTTCTTTGTAGCAATAAGATAGGCTTGGATTTTAATGTTGGATccaccacaaagaaaaaaaaggatgtagGACTACTGACAAATGGTGTTGTTCTGGAGGTCTGTGATTTTGCAAAAACAGTTAAGGAGAGTAAAAGGCATTTGATCACAAACATTTTAGAGAAGAATTTTGATCTTGGATTAGAAAACGAACAACAACGGGCTGATTTTACAAAACACATTCTGCTTAAACTCAAAGACCTTATCAGAACACctcttcaaaacaaacacaaagcttttcctctttttgataCATTGAGTGTGCCTTCATTTACAAACAGTATTGAAAATGGACAGAATGTGGGATCTGCAGAGCACCAGTCTGACAGTTTACAGGAGCTGATGGAGACTGATTATGGAGAAGATGAAGCCAAAACAGAAAAGGTGGATGGATTCCATGCtgatgacagtgatgaagatcAAATGGAGTGGTTAGGTGCAACAGAAGACATGAAAGCAGATGCTTGTGCACTCTTATTTCCCTATTGTGAAGAGATTGGTTTGAGTTTTGACCTTGAGTCACAACAGCACCTTGATCCGGATTTGTTGACGAAAGCAGTCATGTTAGAACTTGTAGACTTCAGTACACTGCTGGATGCATCCTACAGCTCCATTGTTCTTGATGTCTTAGATTATAATTTTGAACTTGATGTCAAAAGTCAGCAGGGACAAAAACAAATTTGGTCCTCAATATTACATCTGCTgaaaaggagaaaacaatttgccGTTACCAGTGCCAAATTGGGTCCACAGTTTGAAAATGAACCATTTTCAATTCAGACAAACCCCTTAAAACGACCACGACAGTCCTGTTTAGAGGCCTCACTAAATCATAACGAGGAAGTAACTAAAAGGAGAAAGTCTGatttaaaaagagaagagaacCTTTTCCAGGAATCTACTACAAACACAGATCAACCATTTTCCAGTCAGTCTGATGACAGCAGTCATCTCAAAGATGAAAATCAAATATACATTCCTCCAACTTCAACGTCACACTTCACCGAAGCCTATGCTTTTCAGGACACGTCGGAAGAACTTCctagcaggaaaaaaatgtgtcaaaaacGACTGCAGATACAAAGAGAAACAGTCATGCTGCAAAGTGATGTAGAAAGTGATGAAACCACAGATTCAGAGAACTGGACAGATGAGGATGacctacacaacacaacaaattcTGAAATAAATGTGGTCCCCCCATTTACAAGTCAGTTTGATAAAAGCAAGCAGCAaggagatgaacaacagatgcTCGTTCCAACAACTccaacaaatgaatgtgacatgATACAAGATGAAATGGAATCAATGATCAACATGTGGAAGTTGCGTGCTAAACGTGTAAAACAAATTCTTCTTCAAATAAAGCGCAATGAGTTTTTGAAGAGTAGGAGTCTAAATCTAGAATTCAATGTTGGATTTGCACCAAAGCAAACCCTCCATCCTGGCCAACTGAAATATTCTGGTCTGTACAAAGTTGCTTATTTTGCCTTAGCAATGAATtcatcaaagtcagaattcatCATGGACATTCTTGAAAACAACTTTGACCTTGGCCTACAGAGTGCATaccataaacatgttttttcatgtgAAATGATGACACGAGCAAGAGAGCTTCAAAACTGTGAGGATGCTGTCAAATTCTCAAAAGAGATGTTTGAACTTCCTGTTCCAATGTCATCAGAAGATATGGAATATCAGATTGTGGATGAGGGAAATCTTGAACTCAGCTGCATGACAGGAACAGGAACATATGATGTTCCTCTTGATTCACACTTTGATGCTGAGCCTGGCTCACATGCTGAAGATGGAACAACTCAACAGGAAAGTGTGAATCCCTATCCCTTCTGTAAGGACATTGGTCTGAAGCTATATGTAAGCGACGGTCAGCCAAATCAAAAACTCCACATCAACAAACTGACTAAAGGAGCAATGACCGAAATCACAATCTTTGCGGAAAAGCTATGTGGAACATTTGAGCAGATTTGTTTTGATATCCTCAGACACAACTTTGATCTTGATTTGCAAAGTGTAGACTCTGACCTCTTTCAAAACATTCTTAGGCGCATTCCTGCTGCAAATGACGTAGTGAATCTAGCATGCTATGTACCCTCCCACTATAAGGACAGCAAACGTAACGTAAGGGATGCATCTGTAGTCAAAGAACTGCAATACCAAAACAATACAGACTTGGAAGAAaactgtgtttgtcctccccgggcacccacagaacaaaacagaaggATGTCTGCTGACACCGAACAACAACATGGCATCGATTTAGTGCTGTGGAAACTGCGATCTAATCGTATTCATCGAATCCTCTCAGGTCATGAAGAACATTGCCCTCTGTTTTCATACTCAAGATGTAAGAAATTGGGCATTGATTTTAATGTCGGatctggaattaaaaaaaatctggatcCAAAGTTGTTGACCAATGGAGTCATGGTTGAACTTCACACTTTTGCCTCAGCACTGCTGTCATCTGCAACAGATTTCATGACTGAGGTATTGGAGTATAATTTTGATCTAAATCTGAACACTGAGCATCTTCGCAGTGCCTATGCAGAAGAACTTTTGAGTCAGTTTATGAAAATTAAGACAAAAAGGCGATCAGTCCCTCTTAAAAAACTCCCGATCCAAATCCCTGGCCCAGGATGCATAAAGGAATATACTCCACATTGCTCCAAGTGTTGCCAAGACAGAAACCACATGCTTTTTAAGGATGTTTTTGAGCCAAATGACATGTTTCATCATAATCTGCATGTCATCACTGACACAGACTCTGGTAATGCAGACTCTACAAATCAAAGACATGTAATGGACCCAATCTCTACATTCCAGACATCAGATTCCTTCTTCAGCTGCTACCGTGAGTGCAGTAAAGTAGGTTTAAACCTCCGTTTGTTCAACAACCATCCAAAAGAAAAacttaaaacacatgaaataaCTGCTGCAGCTATGTTAGAGCTATTTTCTTTTGCCAAAAGACTGTGTGGAACAGGACCCAGGATTGTTCTAGATATCCTTGTTCACAACTTCAACTGTGACCCGCCCAAACCTTCCAAGCGTTTTGTTCTGCATTTCAAACATAAACCATTTGAGGGAGGCCTTGCCTGGTTTAATGAAGTTTATGCGATTGATCAACAGTTTCGTAAACATCCCATAAAGAAAACGTGGACTCTTGACATGCAGGGGAGTGACAGAAAGAAAGCAGTAAGGAAAAGAATACTGATGATGCaaagacaaaaggaaaaaacCCTGCTGGAAAGTGATGTAAAAACTGATGAAACCACAGATTCAGAGAACTGGACAGATGAGGATGACCTACGCAACACACCAAATTCTGAAATTAATGTGGTCCCACCATTTACaagtcagtttgatgacagcAAACAGCAAGCACATGAAAAAGAGATGCTCTTTCCAACAACTccaacaaatgaatgtgacatgATACAAGATGAAATGGGATCAGTGATCAACATGTGGAAGTTGCGTTCCAAACGTGTAAAACAAATCCTCCttcaaatgaaacaacatgaccTTTTGATGAAAGACAATGCTTGGAAGCTAAAGTATCTAGAATTCAATGTTGGATTTGCTCCGAAACAGAACCTCCATCCTGACcaactgaaatatttttgtcTGTACAAAGTTGCTCTTTTTGCCTTAGCAATGAATtcatcaaagtcagaattcatCATGGACATTCTTGAAAACAACTTTGACCTTGGCCTACAGAGTGCATaccataaacatgttttttcatgtgaaatgatgacacaaacaagaGAGCTTCAGAACTGTGAGGATGCTGTCAAATTCTCAAAAGAGGTGTTTGAACTTCCTGTTCCAATGTCATCAGAAGATATGGAATATCAGATTGTTGATGAGGGAAATCTTGAACTCAGCTGCATGACAGGAACAGGAACATATGATGTTTCTCTTGATTCACACTTTGATGCTGAGCCTGGCTCACATGTTGAAGAGGGAACAACTCAACAGGAAAGTGTGGATCAATATCCTTTCTGTAAGGACATTGGTCTGAAGCTATATGTAAGCGACGGTCGGCCAAATCAAAAACTCCACATCAACAAACTGACTAAAGGAGCAATGACCGAAATCACAATCTTTGCGGAAAAGCTATGTGGAACATTTGAGCAGATTTGTTTTGATATCCTCAGACACAACTTTGATCTTGATTTGCAAAGTGTAGACTCTGACCTCTTTCAAAACATTCTTAGGCGCATTCCTGCTGCAAATGAAGTAGTGAATCTAGCATGCTATGTACCCTCCCACTATAAGGACAGTAAGCGTAATGTAAGGGATGCATCTGTACTCAAAGAACTGCAATACCAAAACAATACAGACTTGGAAGAAaactgtgtttgtcctccccggGCACCCACAGAACAAAACAGGAGGATGTCTGCTGACACCGAACAACAACATGGCATCGATTTAGTGCTGTGGAAACTGCGATCTAATCGTATTCATCGAATCCTCTCAGGTCATGAAGAACATTGCCCTCTGTTTTCTTACTCAAGATGTAAGAAATTGGGCATTGATTTTAATGTCGGatctggaattaaaaaaaatctggatcCAAAGTTGTTGACCAATGGAGTCATGGTTGAACTTCACACTTTTGCCTCAGCACTGCTGTCATCTGCAACAGATTTCATGACTGAGGTATTGGAGTATAATTTTGATCTAAATCTGAACACTGAGCATCTTCGCAGTGCCTATGCAGAAGAACTTTGGAGACAGTTTATGAAAATTAAGGTAAAAAGGTTCTCAGTCCCCGTCAAAAAAAGCCTGTTCAAGATCCCTGGCCCAGGATGCATAAAGGAATATACTCCACATTGCTCCAAGTGTTGCCAAGACAGAAACCAGATGCTTTTTAAGGATGTTTTTGAGCCAAATGACATGTTTCATCATAATCTGCATGTCATCACTGACACAGACTCTGGTAATGCAGACTCTACAAATCAAAGACATGTAATGGACCCAATCTCTACATTCCAGGCATCAGATTCCTTCTTCAGCTGCTACCGTGAGTGCAGTAAAGTGGGTTTAAACCTCTGTTTGTTCAACAACCATCCAAAAGAAAAacttaaaacacatgaaataaCTGCTGCAGCTATGTTAGAGCTATTGTCTTTTGCCAAAAGAGTGTGTGGAACAGGACTCAGGATTTTTCTAGATATCCTTGTCCACAACTTCAACTTTGACCTGCGGAAACCTTCCAATAATTTTGTTCCTCATTTCAAACATAAACCATTTGAGGGAGGCCTTGCCTGGTTTAATGAAGTTTATGCGATTGATCAACTGTTTAGTAAACATGCCATTAAGAAAACCTGGACTCTTGACATGCAGGGGAGTGACAGAAAGAAAGCAGTAAGGAAAAGAATACTGatgatgcaaagaaaaaaggaaagagcacTGCTGGAAAGTGATAGTGAAACTGATGAAACCACAGATTCAGAGAACGGGGCAGATGAGGATGACCTACACAACACACCAAATTCTGAAATAAATGTAGCCCCACCATTTGCAAGTCAGTCTGATGACAGCAAACAACAAGCACATGAACAACAGATGCTCCTTCCAACAACTGCACCAGATGAATGTGGCATGATACAAGAAGAAATAGGACCAGAAAGCAACATGTGGAAGTTGCGTGCTAATCGTGTAAAGAAAATCCTCTTTGACCAGTGTAAAGATCACTGTCAGTTCTTCAACAAGAAAGTTTATCTGGAATTCAATGTTGGATTTATGCCTAAGCAAAACCTCAGTGCTGACATTTTGACTCATTCTGTCCTATTCAAAGTTGCACAATTTGCTTTAGCAATGAGTTCATCCCAGCCAGACTTTATCATGAAAATTCTTGAAAACAACTTTGACCTATGCCTGGGCAGGGTACACCATGaagatgtgtttacatgtgaacTGATGAAAAAACTAAGAGAGCTTCAAAGTTGTGAGGATGCCGTCAAATTCTCAAAAGAGGTTTTTGAACTTCCCGATCCATTGTCTGCTGAAGCTCATCCTCACACTAAAGCTGATTCACCTGCTGGGCCTGATCCACATGTCAAAACTAAACCAGTTTCACAGGCTCAAACAACTTCAACAAGTGTGGATCCCTATCCCTTCTGTAAGGACATTGGGATGAAGCTAAATGTTGGCAACAGTCAACCCAATAAAAAACTTCACATCCACAGACTCACTAAAGGAGCAATGACCGAAGTGGCAGCCTTTGCAGAAAAGCTGTGTGGAACATTTGACGACATTTGTTTTGATATCCTCAGACATAACTTTGATCTTGATTTGCCCAGCATAGATTGTGAGCTGTTTCAAAACATTCTTGCTCAAATTCCTGCTGCAAATGACACAGTGAATCTAGCGACCATTTCATGTCATGTGACGCCATTGCACTTGCACAGTGACCCTATAGTTCTCCAACAACTGCCATGCCAGCCCAAACCCAATGAAGGAGGACACAGTGCTGTTTTAACTCAAGCTGTAAAAGACCATAATTTCAGTAGGGTCATTGACGCAGAAGAACATGACCGTGATTCATTCCTGTGGACATTGCGAGCTAATCGTGTTCGGCAGATCCTCTCAGTTCATGGAGAACATTGCCCTTTGTATTCTTATTCCAGATGTAAGAAGTTGGGCATTGATTTTAACATAGGATCTGGAGAAAAACGAGATCTTGACCCAAAGTTGCTGACCAATGGCATCATGATTGAACTTCAGACTTTTGCCAAAGCACTGGTGTCTTCCAAGAAAGATTTTATGACTGAGATACTGGAGTTTAATTTTGACCTAAACTTGAGGGGAGAGCTACATCGAAGCGCCTATGCACAGGAGCTCATGAAAAACGTTGTAGCTATGAAAGCAAAAAGGGCCACGACCCTTAAAAGAAACCATGCTTTCGAAATCCCTGACCCCAAATCCGTAGTGGGAAATGCTCCATGTTGCCCTAAATGCTATCAAGACAGAAATTATGCATTTCGTCAGGATGAGTCTAATCCAGATCACATCTTTCATTATGATGCACACACCAAAACTGACACCATATCTGCTGactgcacaacacaaaaacctGTTATGGACCTAGTTTCTGATTTCCCAGCATCGGAGGCCTTATTGAGATTGTATCCTCACTGTGAAAACATAGGTTTAAACCTGTGTGTGGACAAAGACCACCCAAAAGAAAGCCTTGACATGGATTTATTGACATGGACAACTATCAGGGAGGTTTGTTCTTTTGCCAAAACActgtctggaaaaaaacagaaaattctTGGTGATGTCCTTGCACACAACTTCCACTTGGATGTGCAGAACTTGAACATACATCCCTCCCAGTTCTGCCCTGACACTCCTAGCTGGTTTGATGAAGTTTTTGTCTTACAAACAAGGAGTCCCACACCTTCTTCAGAGGATGCACTGAAAATTGAAAGGAAGAAAGCAATCAAAagacaaaaattacaaaaacacaaaaaagctgCACTGAGTGATAATATGGCAAGTCATTTCAGTGTTGAAAAACTATATCCTCTTTGCAGTGAAATAGGTCTGGACTTGGATGTGACATCAAAATCAGAAAACAAAGTAAAACTGGACTTGAACCTCCTGACAATACCTGTAATATTGGAGATACAAAAATTTATATCTAAGAAACACATAGAGTATTTCCCCGGCTTTTTGTATGACATCCTGGATTATAACTTCGATCTTAGATCACAACATCACAGGAAATGGGAATTTTCTCTAGAAACTGCAAGCAGATTCAGAATTGCACTCaagaaatggaaaaataaatctgGTGGTGAAGATACAGTCTTCGAGTTACCGTTTGTGTTTGATAAGAAACACCGCAAAAAAccgcacagaaaaaaaaataaaagtcacaAACAGGCGTTGGAAATGCAGAGCTGTTCAGGCACCTGGCACCTCTCTCCTCCCAGTGAtgtcatatttaaaaatgatgGCGTCACTGGTGTTGGGACCCAAACACATCATGACATAAAGATGGAGATGTGTGATAATCTTCTTCCAGGAAACTTACAGGTTAAAGAGGAGACATGTTATGTCGATGTGAAACCAGATATGGGTCGGACTGTTGAAGCAACAGCAGAGCCAAACATTGTGGGTGTTACACATCTGGGTCAAAGTAAATCTGCAGGATCTTGTGAAAATACCTTGATGACTAAATCAGTCTCAGGGTCAGAGACAGAGAATGTCCAGTATTTCCTCTTTGCCCCACCGACAGCATCTGAAGGCTTTAGAATGCTACCACCATGTTCTAACATTGTAGGTCCCATGACTGCAGGAACGGCCACCACATATTTTGTCCCAGTGACAGGGTTCATACCAGTTCAAGTGATACCTATGTCTCATAATCCTGTGAATATATCTATCAAAGAGGAGCAAGAAGATATGCTGGTTGACCTTGGCTCCTCCAAAGATCACTCAAACGCAGAAATTGAAGTGACCATTAAAGAAGAATATGATCCGTAATTGTCTGCAAAAGAAGCACGTGTTTACACTAGACACATCAGTGGGAGTAGATAAGCAGTACCTGACTGCAATATGATCTCAGATCTTTAAGGGGTGTGTATTTTCTGTTgatgtaaaaaataattaaatctgGGTTCAGAGGCTGAAAGAATGGGTGGGATTGACCAAAATGTACCATTGTTAAGGTACTTGCAGCTTTCTCCTGCAAGCATcattgtatatatttttctacTGATTGTTGTTCTTTTGAAAAAGGTGTGAAAACttctgattatttttttataatatgtagctgaaaatgtattttaaatccTTCTGTATTACTCATTGCATTTTGTATATTATTTTGAAACCTTCTAGTACATTGCACCTCATAAGTAAAGGAAAGCTGGTTATTATTAGCCTAACGTGGTGAAAATAAGTCTCATAACCTTTGTATTGACCTATATTAAATTCTGTTTCTGAAAACATGCAGATGGCCATcgttttcatttgtgttgtctgtttaaaaaacataattttagTCAGATAGGATGATTGTTCAAGTACAGCTGTTGTTGTAATACTGTAATTGGCCTGCAGGTGGTGCACTACTCTTATTGCCTTGGAGACCAGCTTCAGCAAATGAATTAATTACAGATACATGCTACAATTCATAGGAAATCCTCTATTACATAGATGTGTTAAAAATGGAGAGCAGTAACTGGGGTTGAATCAATAATAGAGCATGCTCTTGTATTAAATGATATGAGTGAAGACTGTTA
Encoded here:
- the LOC114428658 gene encoding uncharacterized protein LOC114428658 isoform X3, with protein sequence MDKMECNPNRRGIFANTVWQWRIMHVRKYSRNPEPFLCSNKIGLDFNVGSTTKKKKDVGLLTNGVVLEVCDFAKTVKESKRHLITNILEKNFDLGLENEQQRADFTKHILLKLKDLIRTPLQNKHKAFPLFDTLSVPSFTNSIENGQNVGSAEHQSDSLQELMETDYGEDEAKTEKVDGFHADDSDEDQMEWLGATEDMKADACALLFPYCEEIGLSFDLESQQHLDPDLLTKAVMLELVDFSTLLDASYSSIVLDVLDYNFELDVKSQQGQKQIWSSILHLLKRRKQFAVTSAKLGPQFENEPFSIQTNPLKRPRQSCLEASLNHNEEVTKRRKSDLKREENLFQESTTNTDQPFSSQSDDSSHLKDENQIYIPPTSTSHFTEAYAFQDTSEELPSRKKMCQKRLQIQRETVMLQSDVESDETTDSENWTDEDDLHNTTNSEINVVPPFTSQFDKSKQQGDEQQMLVPTTPTNECDMIQDEMESMINMWKLRAKRVKQILLQIKRNEFLKSRSLNLEFNVGFAPKQTLHPGQLKYSGLYKVAYFALAMNSSKSEFIMDILENNFDLGLQSAYHKHVFSCEMMTRARELQNCEDAVKFSKEMFELPVPMSSEDMEYQIVDEGNLELSCMTGTGTYDVPLDSHFDAEPGSHAEDGTTQQESVNPYPFCKDIGLKLYVSDGQPNQKLHINKLTKGAMTEITIFAEKLCGTFEQICFDILRHNFDLDLQSVDSDLFQNILRRIPAANDVVNLACYVPSHYKDSKRNVRDASVVKELQYQNNTDLEENCVCPPRAPTEQNRRMSADTEQQHGIDLVLWKLRSNRIHRILSGHEEHCPLFSYSRCKKLGIDFNVGSGIKKNLDPKLLTNGVMVELHTFASALLSSATDFMTEVLEYNFDLNLNTEHLRSAYAEELLSQFMKIKTKRRSVPLKKLPIQIPGPGCIKEYTPHCSKCCQDRNHMLFKDVFEPNDMFHHNLHVITDTDSGNADSTNQRHVMDPISTFQTSDSFFSCYRECSKVGLNLRLFNNHPKEKLKTHEITAAAMLELFSFAKRLCGTGPRIVLDILVHNFNCDPPKPSKRFVLHFKHKPFEGGLAWFNEVYAIDQQFRKHPIKKTWTLDMQGSDRKKAVRKRILMMQRQKEKTLLESDVKTDETTDSENWTDEDDLRNTPNSEINVVPPFTSQFDDSKQQAHEKEMLFPTTPTNECDMIQDEMGSVINMWKLRSKRVKQILLQMKQHDLLMKDNAWKLKYLEFNVGFAPKQNLHPDQLKYFCLYKVALFALAMNSSKSEFIMDILENNFDLGLQSAYHKHVFSCEMMTQTRELQNCEDAVKFSKEVFELPVPMSSEDMEYQIVDEGNLELSCMTGTGTYDVSLDSHFDAEPGSHVEEGTTQQESVDQYPFCKDIGLKLYVSDGRPNQKLHINKLTKGAMTEITIFAEKLCGTFEQICFDILRHNFDLDLQSVDSDLFQNILRRIPAANEVVNLACYVPSHYKDSKRNVRDASVLKELQYQNNTDLEENCVCPPRAPTEQNRRMSADTEQQHGIDLVLWKLRSNRIHRILSGHEEHCPLFSYSRCKKLGIDFNVGSGIKKNLDPKLLTNGVMVELHTFASALLSSATDFMTEVLEYNFDLNLNTEHLRSAYAEELWRQFMKIKVKRFSVPVKKSLFKIPGPGCIKEYTPHCSKCCQDRNQMLFKDVFEPNDMFHHNLHVITDTDSGNADSTNQRHVMDPISTFQASDSFFSCYRECSKVGLNLCLFNNHPKEKLKTHEITAAAMLELLSFAKRVCGTGLRIFLDILVHNFNFDLRKPSNNFVPHFKHKPFEGGLAWFNEVYAIDQLFSKHAIKKTWTLDMQGSDRKKAVRKRILMMQRKKERALLESDSETDETTDSENGADEDDLHNTPNSEINVAPPFASQSDDSKQQAHEQQMLLPTTAPDECGMIQEEIGPESNMWKLRANRVKKILFDQCKDHCQFFNKKVYLEFNVGFMPKQNLSADILTHSVLFKVAQFALAMSSSQPDFIMKILENNFDLCLGRVHHEDVFTCELMKKLRELQSCEDAVKFSKEVFELPDPLSAEAHPHTKADSPAGPDPHVKTKPVSQAQTTSTSVDPYPFCKDIGMKLNVGNSQPNKKLHIHRLTKGAMTEVAAFAEKLCGTFDDICFDILRHNFDLDLPSIDCELFQNILAQIPAANDTVNLATISCHVTPLHLHSDPIVLQQLPCQPKPNEGGHSAVLTQAVKDHNFSRVIDAEEHDRDSFLWTLRANRVRQILSVHGEHCPLYSYSRCKKLGIDFNIGSGEKRDLDPKLLTNGIMIELQTFAKALVSSKKDFMTEILEFNFDLNLRGELHRSAYAQELMKNVVAMKAKRATTLKRNHAFEIPDPKSVVGNAPCCPKCYQDRNYAFRQDESNPDHIFHYDAHTKTDTISADCTTQKPVMDLVSDFPASEALLRLYPHCENIGLNLCVDKDHPKESLDMDLLTWTTIREVCSFAKTLSGKKQKILGDVLAHNFHLDVQNLNIHPSQFCPDTPSWFDEVFVLQTRSPTPSSEDALKIERKKAIKRQKLQKHKKAALSDNMASHFSVEKLYPLCSEIGLDLDVTSKSENKVKLDLNLLTIPVILEIQKFISKKHIEYFPGFLYDILDYNFDLRSQHHRKWEFSLETASRFRIALKKWKNKSGGEDTVFELPFVFDKKHRKKPHRKKNKSHKQALEMPSYCWPLSSSSDDISENDDFTGDDINMEMCDNLLPGNLQVKEETCYVDVGSETENFQYFLFAPSTAESEGFGMLPPCSNIVGTMNAGSAATYFAPVTGFIPVQVIPMSENAVNISIEEEQEDMLVDLGSSEDHSNANIVTIKGEYDP